In a genomic window of Paraburkholderia phenazinium:
- a CDS encoding TRAP transporter substrate-binding protein, giving the protein MKKNFALSGISMLVAASVLALSAGAAQAHTFRVADVHSDTFPTVLALKYMGDELSKETNGADTVKVFSNSALGSENDTIDQVRIGAIDMVRANAAAFNDIVPESMIPSLPFLFRDVNQFRKVMYGPEGQKILDAFAAKGMIALTFYESGARSIYAKKAIHSPADMKGLKVRVQPSDLMVDEIKAMGGTPTPMPFAEVYTGLKTGLVDAAENNMPSYVETKHYEVATQFSETEHSMTPEVLVFSKKVWDTLTPQEQTAIRKAAADSVPYYVKLWTAKEAEGVQTVTKAGVTITPASQIDRAAFVKAMQPVWAKYEKTPEMKQIVTEIQAIQ; this is encoded by the coding sequence ATGAAAAAAAATTTCGCCCTGTCCGGTATCTCGATGCTGGTTGCCGCCTCGGTTCTCGCCTTGAGCGCAGGCGCCGCGCAAGCCCACACCTTCCGTGTGGCCGACGTCCATAGCGACACCTTCCCGACCGTCCTGGCGCTCAAGTATATGGGCGACGAACTGTCCAAGGAGACCAACGGCGCGGATACCGTGAAGGTCTTCAGCAACAGCGCGCTCGGTTCGGAAAACGACACGATCGACCAGGTGCGTATCGGTGCGATCGACATGGTGCGCGCCAACGCCGCGGCCTTCAACGACATCGTTCCCGAGTCGATGATTCCGTCGCTGCCGTTCCTGTTCCGCGACGTCAACCAGTTCCGCAAGGTCATGTACGGTCCGGAAGGCCAGAAGATTCTCGACGCTTTCGCAGCGAAGGGCATGATTGCGCTGACGTTCTACGAGAGCGGCGCGCGTTCGATCTACGCCAAGAAAGCGATTCACTCGCCGGCCGACATGAAGGGCCTCAAGGTGCGCGTGCAACCGTCCGACCTGATGGTTGACGAAATCAAGGCCATGGGCGGCACACCCACGCCGATGCCGTTCGCGGAAGTCTATACGGGGCTGAAGACCGGTCTGGTCGACGCGGCCGAGAACAACATGCCGTCGTACGTCGAAACCAAGCATTACGAAGTGGCGACGCAATTCTCCGAAACCGAACATTCGATGACGCCGGAAGTGCTGGTGTTCTCCAAGAAGGTATGGGACACGCTGACGCCGCAGGAACAGACGGCCATCCGCAAGGCTGCGGCCGACTCGGTGCCGTACTACGTGAAATTGTGGACCGCGAAGGAAGCCGAGGGCGTCCAGACGGTGACCAAGGCAGGCGTGACGATCACGCCCGCTTCGCAGATCGATCGCGCGGCGTTCGTGAAGGCCATGCAACCGGTCTGGGCGAAGTATGAAAAGACCCCTGAAATGAAGCAGATCGTCACCGAGATCCAGGCGATCCAGTAA
- a CDS encoding TRAP transporter small permease → MNFVKCPLRVLARVATVVASICLAVLVVLVMYSVVMRYIFNDAPDYVEPVGLLMVLVIAFFGAALKVRDGGHIGLDSLVKKLPPKGQVAMAVFQQLCVIAFSVAVCFGAANMAATTIDDQIPILGLPEAVRYAIPFLASACTILFSIEHLVDLFAQKRA, encoded by the coding sequence ATGAACTTCGTGAAATGCCCGCTCAGGGTTCTTGCCCGCGTGGCGACAGTGGTGGCGTCGATTTGCCTCGCTGTGCTGGTGGTGCTGGTGATGTACAGCGTGGTGATGCGCTACATCTTCAACGACGCCCCCGACTATGTCGAACCGGTCGGCCTGCTGATGGTGCTGGTGATCGCGTTCTTCGGCGCTGCGCTGAAGGTGCGCGACGGCGGTCATATCGGCCTCGATTCGCTGGTCAAGAAACTGCCGCCCAAAGGCCAGGTTGCGATGGCGGTGTTTCAGCAACTGTGCGTGATCGCTTTCTCGGTTGCGGTCTGCTTCGGCGCGGCCAATATGGCGGCCACCACGATCGACGACCAGATCCCCATCCTGGGTTTGCCGGAAGCCGTTCGTTACGCGATTCCATTCCTGGCCAGCGCCTGCACCATTCTCTTTTCAATCGAACATCTAGTGGACCTCTTCGCGCAGAAGCGGGCGTGA